A single region of the Bdellovibrionales bacterium CG10_big_fil_rev_8_21_14_0_10_45_34 genome encodes:
- a CDS encoding teichoic acid ABC transporter permease, with protein MQMNKINSFFNDLIAGHKLAPELVRRDFASRHAGSLFGVLWSFIQPLALMLVMWLVFELGFKQGQRVDGVPFSIWFFSGFIAWSFISEAILASSQAITQYSFLVKKVNFKLNILVPVRVYSSLYVHLVFVVLILVLAAALGLGPTKYWLQLPYFLILSSLLVSSMGWLLSAVSVFFRDLNQILVVAMQVAFWGTPVFWDPSRLPKNLSFLVDMNPFYYLVNGYRSAIALNQWAFFSHPSSAISFYISLFGFSFLGIVVFQRLRPSFADAI; from the coding sequence GTGCAGATGAATAAAATCAATAGTTTTTTTAACGACCTAATCGCCGGGCACAAATTGGCGCCAGAGCTTGTACGGCGCGATTTTGCCTCTCGCCACGCAGGCTCACTGTTTGGCGTGTTGTGGTCGTTTATACAACCGTTGGCCCTCATGCTGGTCATGTGGCTTGTCTTCGAGCTTGGGTTTAAACAAGGCCAAAGAGTCGACGGAGTTCCTTTTTCGATTTGGTTTTTTAGTGGATTCATTGCATGGAGCTTCATCTCAGAAGCCATACTGGCCAGCTCACAAGCTATCACTCAGTACAGTTTTTTGGTCAAAAAGGTAAACTTTAAGCTCAATATCTTGGTGCCTGTAAGAGTGTACTCTTCACTATACGTGCATCTGGTTTTCGTAGTGCTCATTCTAGTATTAGCAGCTGCCTTGGGGCTTGGCCCTACCAAGTATTGGCTGCAGCTTCCGTACTTCTTGATATTATCAAGTCTATTGGTTTCGTCGATGGGATGGCTGCTGTCTGCAGTGTCTGTTTTTTTTCGAGATCTGAATCAAATACTTGTCGTAGCAATGCAGGTCGCTTTTTGGGGGACCCCAGTTTTTTGGGATCCATCACGACTACCTAAAAACCTGAGTTTCTTAGTTGATATGAATCCTTTTTACTATTTAGTAAATGGTTATAGGTCGGCGATTGCTTTAAACCAATGGGCATTTTTCAGCCACCCGTCATCTGCAATATCATTTTACATCAGCCTGTTCGGATTTTCATTTTTGGGAATAGTTGTATTTCAGAGACTTCGCCCTTCTTTTGCGGATGCGATTTGA
- a CDS encoding glycosyltransferase family 2 protein, protein MKLSVVIPAHNEEGSLTKTVQGLFDTLSKNQIDHEILVINDNSSDGTEVVLQKLQSKLTTLRYLNNPPPNGFGFAVRYGLENFSGDAVAIFMADCSDDPNDLVRFFNEMSDHGVDCVFGDRWSRGGKTFDYPLVKRLLNRTFNRLVSVCFGLRYSDVTNAFKLYRADVIEGLKPFLSHHFNLTLELPLKAIIRGYTFRVLPNSWTNRKEGIAKLKIREMGSRYLFILVYCLIEKWLSRGDYHSENTKNPRSKANLSKKVSLTNTSTRSSSGVNNADFAQTSNSNHLGADPLSVKIREAEKTTWTIQT, encoded by the coding sequence TTGAAGCTTTCTGTAGTTATTCCTGCTCACAATGAAGAAGGTTCGCTCACTAAAACTGTGCAAGGGCTATTTGATACACTTTCTAAAAATCAAATTGATCATGAAATTCTGGTGATCAACGACAACAGCAGTGATGGAACGGAAGTTGTACTTCAAAAGCTTCAAAGCAAACTTACTACTTTGCGATATCTGAACAATCCCCCGCCCAATGGGTTTGGATTTGCCGTTAGGTACGGTTTAGAAAATTTTTCGGGCGATGCTGTCGCCATTTTTATGGCCGACTGCTCAGACGACCCAAATGATTTGGTGAGATTTTTTAATGAAATGTCCGACCACGGTGTGGACTGCGTTTTTGGCGACCGCTGGAGCAGAGGCGGGAAAACTTTTGACTACCCTTTGGTGAAACGTCTATTGAACCGAACCTTCAACAGGCTTGTCTCGGTTTGCTTTGGACTCCGTTACAGCGATGTTACCAATGCGTTCAAATTATACAGGGCAGACGTCATAGAGGGGCTAAAACCTTTTCTGAGTCACCACTTTAATCTTACATTGGAGCTTCCGTTAAAGGCTATTATTCGTGGCTATACCTTTAGGGTTCTTCCTAATTCTTGGACAAACCGCAAAGAGGGCATTGCAAAACTGAAGATTCGGGAGATGGGAAGCAGATACCTCTTTATCTTGGTTTACTGTCTTATCGAAAAATGGCTTTCACGCGGCGACTATCACTCGGAGAACACAAAGAATCCGAGGAGCAAGGCAAATCTATCTAAAAAGGTAAGCTTAACTAACACTTCAACCCGAAGCTCCTCAGGCGTCAACAATGCGGATTTCGCTCAAACATCAAACTCGAACCATTTGGGCGCCGACCCGCTTTCAGTTAAAATAAGAGAAGCCGAAAAGACGACTTGGACAATTCAAACATGA
- a CDS encoding NAD-dependent epimerase yields the protein MSVVIVTGSSGLIGSEAARFFHEKGLDVVGIDNDLRKYFFGSDGSTEWNKRLLEKDLSRFTHYSCDIRDEAQILKVFEKYKGSIHSIIHTAAQPSHDWAAKEPLTDFTVNALGTTILLEATRKFAPEAPFIFTSTNKVYGDTPNFLPLVETSTRWELDRAHKYAEHGIDESMSIDQSKHSVFGASKVGADVMVQEYGRYFGMKTATFRGGCLTGPAHSGAELHGFLAYLIKCVVTGRPYKVFGYKGKQVRDNIHSYDLVNAFWHFTQAPRSGEVYNIGGSRFSNCSMIEAIRMSEEVSGKTLDFTLVDDNRIGDHIWWVSDIRKFKEHYSGWKQKFDINTIVKEIVEATQEREGIN from the coding sequence ATGTCTGTCGTTATTGTTACAGGAAGCTCAGGACTTATCGGAAGCGAAGCCGCCAGGTTCTTTCACGAGAAAGGACTCGATGTCGTCGGGATCGACAATGACCTGAGAAAGTATTTTTTTGGCAGTGACGGATCCACTGAGTGGAACAAGCGACTTTTAGAAAAGGATCTCAGTCGGTTCACCCACTACTCCTGCGACATAAGAGACGAAGCTCAAATTTTGAAAGTCTTTGAAAAATACAAAGGGTCGATACATTCGATCATTCATACTGCCGCTCAGCCATCACATGATTGGGCAGCAAAAGAGCCTCTTACTGACTTTACAGTGAATGCACTTGGTACGACCATTTTACTTGAAGCAACCAGAAAGTTTGCCCCTGAGGCGCCCTTTATTTTTACAAGTACCAACAAAGTCTATGGGGATACACCCAATTTTCTACCACTTGTCGAAACCTCTACTCGCTGGGAGCTAGATCGAGCTCATAAATATGCAGAGCATGGCATTGATGAATCTATGTCTATTGATCAGTCTAAGCATTCTGTTTTTGGCGCCTCAAAAGTTGGCGCGGATGTTATGGTTCAAGAGTATGGGCGATATTTCGGCATGAAGACCGCGACCTTTCGCGGCGGATGCCTTACGGGCCCAGCTCACTCAGGAGCTGAGCTACACGGATTTTTAGCCTACCTCATTAAGTGTGTCGTCACAGGACGTCCTTACAAAGTTTTTGGCTATAAAGGTAAGCAGGTCCGCGACAACATTCATAGCTATGATTTGGTGAATGCCTTTTGGCATTTCACTCAAGCTCCTCGTTCGGGTGAAGTTTATAATATAGGTGGGAGTCGTTTTAGTAACTGCTCGATGATCGAAGCAATTCGTATGAGTGAGGAAGTTTCAGGTAAAACTTTAGATTTTACTCTGGTAGATGATAACAGAATTGGCGATCATATTTGGTGGGTCAGTGATATCCGAAAATTTAAAGAACACTATTCTGGCTGGAAGCAAAAATTTGACATCAATACAATAGTCAAAGAGATAGTTGAAGCCACACAAGAAAGAGAAGGCATCAATTGA
- a CDS encoding N-acetyltransferase, with amino-acid sequence MPEYFVHPTSIVEEQASIGEGTKIWLFCHIMHRAIIGRDCQLGQNVYVGKSVKIGNNVKIQNNVSVYEDVEIQDDVFCGPSMVFTNVINPRSFISRKEEFKKTLVKKGASIGANATVVCGVTIGEYAFVGAGAVVNRSVPDYALVAGVPAKQIGWICECGVKLSQVSDSLNCPDCKKQYQLIGQQLKRKHEQ; translated from the coding sequence GTGCCCGAATACTTTGTCCACCCGACCTCAATTGTCGAAGAGCAAGCCTCGATTGGTGAAGGCACAAAGATTTGGCTCTTCTGTCACATTATGCATCGCGCCATCATAGGTAGAGACTGCCAGTTGGGGCAGAACGTTTATGTGGGTAAATCTGTAAAGATTGGGAACAACGTTAAAATCCAAAACAATGTTTCTGTATATGAAGATGTTGAAATTCAAGACGATGTATTTTGTGGCCCCTCGATGGTCTTTACGAACGTGATTAATCCCAGAAGCTTCATCTCGCGAAAAGAGGAATTTAAAAAGACCCTTGTCAAAAAAGGGGCTTCGATAGGGGCAAATGCGACAGTCGTGTGTGGCGTGACGATAGGTGAGTATGCTTTTGTAGGGGCCGGCGCTGTTGTGAATCGGTCTGTGCCAGACTATGCTCTCGTAGCGGGAGTTCCTGCAAAACAGATTGGTTGGATTTGCGAATGCGGGGTAAAGCTATCACAGGTTAGTGACTCGCTGAATTGCCCAGATTGTAAAAAGCAATATCAACTTATTGGCCAACAGTTAAAAAGGAAACACGAGCAATGA
- a CDS encoding erythromycin biosynthesis sensory transduction protein eryC1: protein MKIDLVDLGAQYSTIKDEIQAGIAEILESQSFIGGEAVKNFEEHFAETSGVRHCLGVSNGTDAITLVLKALGVGAGDEVIVPVNTFIGTAEPVVHVGATPVFVDSEEDTYLIDPKKISEALTKNTKAIIPVHLYGQMARMDSICEIAKANNLFVIEDAAQAHLAKYKGKGPGEWGDAATFSFYPGKNLGAYGDAGAVLTRSEDLALKIKKLSNHGRVKKYDHDIIGYNNRLDALQAKILDIKLKYLKGWTESRRKHAEQYSRLLSGKPGLVLPAVLNDSVHVYHQYVVRNQSRDALLQKLQEKGVGASVHYPIPLNKLAAFKSNKSAERKFPVAERCAGEILSLPMYAELSSSQIEYVCSLI from the coding sequence TTGAAAATTGATCTCGTAGACCTGGGCGCACAGTACTCAACAATCAAAGACGAGATTCAGGCGGGTATAGCCGAAATTCTGGAATCCCAAAGTTTCATTGGTGGCGAGGCAGTAAAAAACTTTGAGGAGCATTTTGCGGAAACAAGTGGCGTGAGGCACTGTTTGGGTGTCAGCAATGGAACGGATGCGATCACTCTTGTTTTAAAGGCGTTGGGAGTAGGAGCAGGTGACGAAGTCATTGTTCCAGTGAATACCTTCATTGGCACCGCTGAGCCGGTGGTGCATGTCGGAGCAACACCAGTATTTGTAGACAGTGAGGAAGACACTTATTTAATTGATCCAAAAAAAATTAGTGAAGCCCTCACGAAGAATACTAAGGCAATTATACCAGTGCATCTTTATGGTCAGATGGCTCGAATGGATTCCATCTGCGAAATTGCCAAAGCAAACAATCTATTCGTAATTGAAGATGCGGCTCAGGCCCATCTAGCAAAATACAAGGGCAAGGGGCCCGGGGAATGGGGCGATGCCGCGACATTTAGTTTTTACCCCGGGAAAAACTTGGGAGCCTATGGCGATGCCGGAGCAGTTCTTACGCGGTCTGAGGATTTGGCTTTAAAGATTAAGAAGCTGAGTAATCATGGGCGGGTAAAAAAATATGACCACGATATTATTGGGTACAATAATCGCTTGGATGCGCTTCAGGCAAAAATACTAGACATCAAACTTAAGTATTTAAAAGGATGGACTGAGTCTCGAAGAAAACATGCCGAACAGTATTCAAGGTTATTAAGCGGCAAACCAGGGTTAGTTTTGCCCGCAGTTCTAAATGATTCAGTTCACGTCTACCATCAGTATGTTGTGCGTAATCAAAGCCGCGATGCTTTGCTGCAAAAGCTACAAGAAAAGGGTGTCGGGGCGAGCGTGCACTACCCAATACCTCTAAATAAATTGGCAGCCTTCAAGAGCAATAAAAGCGCCGAGAGAAAATTCCCAGTAGCAGAAAGGTGTGCAGGCGAGATTCTCTCTCTGCCCATGTATGCCGAACTTAGCAGTTCGCAAATTGAGTATGTGTGCAGTTTGATCTAG
- a CDS encoding oxidoreductase: MNATDKLKFALIGCGRIAGKHVDALTALEGASLVAVCDIKFERAKAIADKLNIPAYRDYNEMLQKEQIDVVNILTESGTHAKLAVAVAEHKKHVVVEKPMALTLSDADAMIQACDRNRVKLFVVKQNRYNKPVKKLREAVESGRFGKLVLGTVRVRWCRRQEYYDQDAWRGTWAMDGGVFTNQASHHIDLLEWMMGEVVSVFAKTSTQLVDIETEDTGVAVLKFASGALGVVEATTATRPKDLEGSLSILGEKGSVEISGFAVNEMRTWQFTDLAEDDLKTMKEHNQNPPNVYGFGHFEYLKDVIDSVVNNKKALVDGLVGRKSLELINAIYESAETGKEVFLRFQPRLSRLGQHSLVENKLEN; this comes from the coding sequence ATGAATGCAACTGACAAACTGAAATTTGCTCTCATAGGTTGCGGGCGTATCGCCGGCAAACATGTCGATGCATTGACGGCCCTTGAGGGTGCCTCACTTGTTGCTGTATGTGACATCAAATTCGAAAGAGCAAAAGCGATTGCCGATAAGCTTAACATACCGGCTTATCGCGATTACAATGAAATGCTTCAAAAAGAACAGATTGACGTTGTTAATATACTTACAGAAAGCGGCACGCATGCAAAATTAGCGGTGGCAGTCGCTGAACACAAAAAACACGTAGTTGTAGAAAAGCCAATGGCACTCACTTTAAGTGATGCTGATGCGATGATTCAAGCCTGTGATAGAAACCGCGTGAAGCTGTTTGTTGTAAAGCAAAACAGGTATAATAAACCAGTTAAGAAACTTCGTGAAGCGGTCGAATCCGGTCGATTTGGAAAGCTCGTGTTAGGCACAGTGCGAGTTCGTTGGTGCAGACGCCAGGAATATTATGATCAAGATGCATGGCGTGGCACGTGGGCAATGGATGGCGGCGTTTTCACAAACCAAGCAAGTCATCACATTGATCTTTTGGAGTGGATGATGGGAGAGGTTGTGAGCGTGTTCGCCAAGACATCCACCCAGCTTGTTGATATTGAAACAGAAGATACAGGCGTAGCAGTTTTGAAGTTTGCCAGTGGTGCTCTTGGAGTTGTCGAGGCCACAACTGCTACTCGGCCCAAAGACCTTGAAGGATCATTAAGTATACTTGGTGAGAAAGGTTCGGTTGAGATTTCCGGATTTGCGGTAAACGAAATGCGCACATGGCAGTTTACCGATTTAGCGGAAGATGATTTAAAGACAATGAAAGAGCACAATCAAAACCCCCCAAATGTTTACGGTTTCGGGCACTTTGAATATTTAAAAGATGTAATCGACAGCGTTGTAAACAATAAGAAAGCACTTGTGGATGGTTTAGTGGGCCGAAAATCTCTCGAGCTTATTAATGCAATCTACGAATCGGCGGAGACGGGCAAAGAAGTTTTCTTGAGATTTCAACCTCGCTTGAGTCGGTTAGGACAGCACTCTTTGGTGGAGAATAAACTTGAAAATTGA
- a CDS encoding 3-beta hydroxysteroid dehydrogenase: MNVLITGGAGFVGSYLARGLKDLYPSSKIVAFDNLRRRGSEFNVAEFKRRGIHFVHGDIRNRSDLLDINENFDLFIEASAEPSVHSGSDGRADYLVSTNLLGTVNCLEFARVHAPRMIFLSTSRVYSLEALKNLPLTEEPTRLSVRTSSSGVSEMGIAETFECMKPRSLYGATKLASEILIHDYADTFKLKTMINRCGVIAGPGQWGKTDQGVFTLWVVNHHFKKSLRYTGFGGEGKQVRDLLHPQDLLDLLLLQNESLDRGAIETYNLGGGLKGSVSLQEMTKICEDVTGNQIEIGSNKETAAVDVPWYISDNSKIIRDFGFEPKRTPRYIVEEISQWINKNEAQLKEFFQ, translated from the coding sequence ATGAATGTCTTAATCACTGGTGGCGCAGGGTTTGTTGGGTCTTATCTTGCCCGGGGCCTAAAAGATCTCTATCCCTCGTCAAAAATTGTGGCCTTTGATAATTTACGAAGACGAGGATCAGAATTTAATGTCGCCGAATTCAAGCGTCGAGGAATTCACTTCGTCCATGGCGATATAAGAAACCGCTCCGACTTACTTGATATTAATGAGAATTTCGATCTATTTATTGAGGCTTCGGCAGAGCCTTCGGTGCACAGCGGAAGTGACGGAAGGGCTGACTACCTTGTTTCTACAAATCTCCTGGGCACTGTGAACTGCCTTGAGTTTGCGCGTGTACATGCTCCTCGGATGATTTTTTTATCCACCTCACGAGTCTACTCACTAGAAGCTCTTAAAAACCTACCGCTAACAGAAGAGCCAACCAGGCTCAGCGTGCGAACAAGCAGTTCGGGTGTTTCTGAAATGGGAATTGCGGAAACCTTTGAGTGCATGAAGCCTCGATCACTCTATGGCGCCACGAAACTCGCATCCGAAATACTCATTCATGACTACGCCGACACTTTCAAACTGAAAACTATGATCAACCGATGCGGAGTAATTGCTGGCCCTGGGCAGTGGGGTAAAACTGATCAAGGAGTCTTCACACTGTGGGTCGTAAACCACCATTTCAAAAAATCGCTAAGATATACCGGCTTCGGCGGCGAAGGAAAGCAAGTTCGGGACCTCTTACACCCTCAAGATCTTTTGGATTTGTTGCTTCTTCAGAATGAATCTCTTGATAGAGGCGCCATAGAAACCTACAACCTGGGAGGGGGCCTGAAAGGCTCGGTTTCATTGCAGGAGATGACCAAAATTTGCGAAGACGTCACAGGCAACCAGATAGAAATTGGCAGCAATAAAGAGACCGCCGCCGTGGACGTTCCATGGTATATCTCGGATAATTCCAAAATTATTCGAGATTTCGGGTTTGAACCCAAGAGAACGCCGCGTTATATAGTTGAAGAGATTTCGCAATGGATTAATAAAAATGAAGCTCAGCTCAAAGAGTTTTTTCAATAG
- a CDS encoding methyltransferase type 11: protein MNFERIYEYRFSGVDQVAKRESWREISRWLYEYLGEPKSALDPAAGDLEFLEYFPCEEKMAVDLRRSPYLDKVSGIEFKQGNFLTTEVEENRFDATFLSNFLEHLNSPEEIQVLLKKLFSALKPGGKIAVMGPNFKYCSKVYFDCADHKLILTDTAVAEHLYAAGFNVVSQIDRFLPFSFRGKLPPKPFLVRAYLKCPAAWPLLGKQFLVVGEKPSNLAV, encoded by the coding sequence ATGAACTTCGAACGTATTTACGAATACCGATTTTCCGGGGTAGATCAGGTTGCCAAACGTGAGTCCTGGCGAGAAATTTCTAGGTGGCTTTACGAATACCTAGGCGAACCAAAAAGCGCACTTGATCCTGCTGCCGGTGACCTGGAGTTTCTGGAATACTTTCCGTGTGAAGAAAAAATGGCTGTAGATCTGAGAAGATCCCCTTACCTAGATAAGGTTAGCGGGATTGAGTTTAAACAAGGAAACTTCCTTACAACTGAGGTCGAAGAAAATCGCTTCGACGCTACCTTTCTGTCTAACTTTCTAGAGCATTTGAATAGCCCTGAAGAAATCCAAGTTTTGTTAAAAAAACTATTTTCGGCGTTAAAGCCCGGTGGAAAAATTGCGGTGATGGGGCCCAACTTTAAGTATTGCTCGAAGGTTTACTTTGATTGCGCAGATCATAAGCTCATTCTCACAGACACCGCCGTCGCTGAACATCTTTACGCAGCAGGATTCAATGTTGTCAGTCAGATCGACAGGTTTTTACCATTTTCTTTTCGAGGAAAATTGCCCCCTAAACCTTTTTTAGTAAGGGCCTATTTGAAGTGTCCGGCGGCATGGCCGCTGCTGGGCAAGCAGTTTTTGGTTGTCGGTGAAAAACCTTCTAATCTGGCTGTATGA
- a CDS encoding glycosyl transferase family 2 — MVWALAHLKEKIRRKFLGAKSIYKERGLRAFYERLIWFIVVRRNKYNSMLRYNIWLFRQKSNGEAKKSHGLTPHDLKGLAGPKISILTPTYNTELRVLKKMIQSVLDQTYTNWELCIADDNSPRPEVKEVIGEFAKRDARIRVCLRQENGHISKASNTALALATGEFVGLLDHDDELTPDALAEVVKVVQRQPNVDLIYSDEDKISKFGIRFDPHFKPDWDPELLLTQNYVCHFSVYRVSLVRDIGGFREGYEGSQDWDLLLRFSEKTAPEKIVHIPKVLYHWRAIEGSVASGSEQKPYAHMAARRAIQDYFYRNQISAVSLPGYGPLTKVRYELKSQPRVSLIVATKDRADLLERTIMGILSQRVYLNFEIVIVDNQSIEKDTLRLLESFSKNPKIKIIKFDQPFNFSKIYNYGVRVSTGEVVGLLNNDLEFVDEAWLLELVSHVVRGGVGAVGPLLLYPDGKVQHAGIVLGMAGGVAGHIFKGSVASEPGYMGRIHCLRQVSAVTGACLFVTRRAYEEVGGLDEENLAVAYNDVDFCLKLTQAGYRNIYTPFTSVIHHESATRGFDTTPEKRVRLQRESEFMKSKWNGTLEKDPYHNKNLSLNREKEIELA, encoded by the coding sequence ATGGTTTGGGCGCTCGCGCATTTAAAAGAAAAGATTCGTCGAAAATTTCTAGGGGCTAAGTCTATTTATAAAGAACGGGGTCTGCGTGCGTTTTACGAAAGATTGATTTGGTTTATCGTTGTTAGAAGAAACAAATACAACAGCATGCTCCGGTATAATATATGGCTGTTTCGTCAAAAGTCGAACGGCGAAGCCAAAAAATCGCACGGGCTGACTCCGCATGATTTGAAGGGTCTGGCGGGGCCCAAGATCAGCATATTGACCCCCACCTACAACACAGAGCTTAGAGTGCTTAAAAAAATGATTCAGTCAGTGCTCGATCAAACTTACACTAACTGGGAGCTTTGTATTGCAGATGACAACTCGCCTCGGCCAGAAGTTAAAGAGGTGATTGGGGAGTTTGCAAAAAGAGATGCACGCATTCGTGTTTGTCTTAGGCAAGAAAACGGTCACATCTCAAAAGCGTCGAACACTGCTCTCGCTCTTGCTACGGGTGAATTCGTTGGGCTATTGGATCACGACGATGAACTAACGCCGGATGCTCTGGCCGAAGTCGTAAAGGTAGTTCAAAGGCAACCCAATGTTGACCTCATATATTCTGACGAAGATAAAATCTCAAAATTTGGAATTCGCTTTGATCCACATTTTAAGCCTGACTGGGATCCAGAACTGTTGCTGACTCAAAACTACGTTTGTCATTTCTCGGTTTACAGAGTCTCTCTAGTTCGCGATATAGGCGGATTTAGAGAAGGATATGAAGGTAGTCAAGACTGGGATCTTCTTTTGCGGTTTTCCGAAAAGACGGCTCCTGAAAAAATTGTGCATATACCAAAAGTGCTTTATCACTGGCGAGCCATTGAAGGGTCCGTCGCTTCGGGATCAGAACAAAAACCTTATGCCCATATGGCTGCACGTAGGGCAATTCAAGATTATTTTTATCGCAATCAAATCTCAGCTGTGTCTTTGCCGGGTTATGGGCCGTTAACAAAAGTTAGGTATGAGCTCAAGAGCCAACCAAGAGTGAGTCTTATAGTCGCAACAAAGGATAGAGCTGATCTGCTTGAACGGACTATAATGGGGATTCTCTCTCAGCGAGTCTATTTGAACTTCGAGATTGTCATTGTAGACAACCAAAGCATCGAAAAGGATACTTTGAGGCTTTTGGAGAGTTTTAGTAAAAATCCTAAAATAAAGATCATAAAGTTTGATCAGCCATTTAATTTTTCGAAAATATACAACTATGGTGTGAGGGTTTCTACGGGCGAAGTCGTTGGACTACTCAACAACGACCTGGAGTTTGTCGACGAGGCATGGCTGCTCGAGTTAGTAAGTCATGTTGTCAGAGGCGGAGTCGGTGCAGTGGGCCCCTTGTTGTTGTACCCAGACGGGAAGGTGCAACATGCCGGCATAGTACTTGGTATGGCTGGTGGTGTTGCAGGTCATATTTTTAAAGGCTCAGTTGCAAGTGAACCAGGATATATGGGGCGAATTCATTGCCTTAGGCAGGTGTCGGCGGTAACGGGGGCATGTCTGTTTGTTACTCGAAGGGCTTATGAAGAAGTCGGTGGTTTAGATGAAGAAAACCTGGCTGTAGCTTACAATGATGTCGATTTTTGTCTAAAGCTAACCCAGGCAGGATATCGCAATATCTACACTCCGTTTACATCGGTTATTCATCACGAATCGGCGACCAGGGGCTTTGATACGACTCCAGAAAAAAGAGTCAGGCTTCAGCGTGAATCAGAGTTCATGAAGTCTAAGTGGAATGGGACACTTGAGAAAGACCCCTACCACAACAAAAATCTCAGTCTAAATCGAGAAAAAGAAATAGAACTGGCTTAG
- a CDS encoding ABC transporter ATP-binding protein has translation MSGSIFLTNIHKQFKIYPSKKHRVLEALTFFKGKYCHPFHALNDVSFQISPGETIGIIGKNGSGKSTLLKIICGIVVPTSGEVKVDGRISALLELGAGFNPEFTGRENIYFTAAILGIEKSKIKAQIPKIIEFANIGEYIDQPVKSYSSGMFVRLAFSVSIHVEPDILIIDEALSVGDMNFQNRCFKKFNEFRKNGKTILFVTHSMDTVLKYCDRAILLDKGQKVFEGSPKEAVDIYKRIEVSLPAFASDHEKILNAEDVGSLFPLSSEAQSYGDGSATIKNWGITNENSEPIKSILSDELFEIRFEVEFHEKVSHPIFAYSIKDNKGLEITGTNSSFLRVASGEFQIGQIARLKFTQKLSLAGGPYWLSLGCTNFEPDFKVHHRIYDVFSFEALAHRSTVGFFDPMSEFKVTVDNQEDIDQGSL, from the coding sequence ATGAGTGGCTCAATTTTCCTTACGAATATCCACAAACAATTCAAAATTTACCCCTCCAAAAAGCACCGAGTACTAGAAGCACTTACGTTTTTTAAAGGCAAATACTGCCACCCATTTCACGCCTTAAACGATGTCAGCTTTCAGATTAGTCCGGGCGAGACAATAGGGATAATCGGTAAAAACGGAAGCGGCAAATCTACGTTGTTAAAGATAATCTGCGGAATAGTTGTGCCAACATCTGGCGAAGTAAAAGTAGACGGTAGAATTTCAGCACTCTTAGAGCTGGGGGCAGGTTTTAACCCGGAATTCACTGGTAGAGAAAATATCTACTTTACCGCAGCCATACTCGGAATAGAAAAAAGCAAAATTAAGGCGCAAATTCCCAAGATAATCGAGTTTGCGAATATCGGTGAATACATCGATCAACCTGTTAAAAGTTACTCAAGTGGAATGTTTGTAAGACTAGCTTTTTCGGTCTCAATTCATGTTGAGCCAGACATACTGATTATTGATGAAGCTTTGTCTGTTGGCGATATGAATTTTCAAAATCGCTGTTTCAAAAAATTCAACGAGTTTCGAAAAAACGGGAAGACCATTTTATTTGTCACGCACTCGATGGATACAGTTCTTAAGTATTGCGACCGCGCAATCTTGTTAGATAAAGGCCAAAAGGTGTTTGAGGGCTCTCCGAAAGAGGCTGTTGATATCTATAAGAGGATTGAAGTTAGTTTGCCGGCTTTTGCAAGTGATCACGAAAAAATCTTAAATGCAGAAGATGTGGGGTCACTGTTCCCGTTGTCGTCAGAAGCTCAAAGTTACGGAGACGGAAGCGCGACAATCAAGAATTGGGGTATAACCAACGAGAATAGTGAGCCGATAAAGTCAATTCTATCTGATGAGCTATTTGAAATTCGCTTTGAGGTAGAGTTTCACGAAAAAGTGAGTCATCCGATTTTCGCCTACTCAATAAAAGACAATAAAGGACTTGAGATAACCGGTACCAATTCGTCATTTTTAAGGGTTGCATCGGGTGAATTTCAAATAGGTCAAATTGCACGTCTGAAGTTTACACAAAAGCTTTCGCTAGCGGGTGGGCCCTACTGGCTATCGTTAGGGTGTACAAATTTTGAACCCGACTTTAAGGTTCACCACAGAATATACGATGTATTTAGTTTCGAAGCTCTCGCGCACAGGTCAACTGTAGGTTTTTTTGATCCAATGAGTGAGTTTAAAGTAACCGTTGATAACCAAGAAGATATTGATCAAGGAAGTTTGTAA